The following DNA comes from Cucumis sativus cultivar 9930 chromosome 7, Cucumber_9930_V3, whole genome shotgun sequence.
AATGGGAGAGTACGATATTTGGTGTCTTATGTGAtagaaatagttttaaatttgaagggGAAGGAGTAGTAGTTTTTGGttagaaagaaataagaacGTGGGGGCCGAAAATCTACAATTTCCCccaatatctttttaaatttgtttgttttttacaaCTTTACATTGCCCCATCTTTTTCACGCCTTCATATTTCACTCCCACTCTTCAattccatttcatttcatttcccCTAACTCTCTCCCTGCAGACAtgcctcctcctcctcctcttcttcttcttcttcttcttcttccttttcttccattGATCTCTTCTCTCAATCAAGAAGGATTGTATCTTCAACGAGTCAAACTCGGTCTCTCCGATCCCACTCACTCCCTCTCTTCATGGAACCCTCGCGACAACACTCCCTGCAACTGGTCCGGCATCACTTGCGATTCCCTCACTCATTCTGTCATCGCCGTCGACCTCTCCAACTTTCAGCTCTCCGGACCCTTTCCCACTTTTATTTGTcgtcttccttctctttcttcgCTCTCCCTCTCTAATAACGCTATTAACGCTTCTCTTTCCGACGATGTTGCTTCCTGTTCTGGCCTTCACTTCCTTAACATGTCTCAGAATCTTCTTGCTGGTTCTATTCCCGATGGGATTTCCAAgatcttcaatcttcgttcTCTGGATCTCTCTGGAAATAATTTTTCTGGGGAGATTCCCACGAGTTTCGGTGGGTTTACGCAACTTGAGACGCTGAATTTGGTTGATAATCTATTGAATGGAACTATTCCGGGGAGTTTGGGTAACGTTTCGAGTTTGAAAGAGCTTCAACTTGCTTATAATCCGTTTATGCGGAGTGAGATTCCGAGTGCATTCGGTAACTTGACGAAGCTGGAGGTTCTCTGGCTTGCTAATTGTAATCTTGCCGGTCAGATTCCGGCAACCATTGGCGGGATGACTCGGCTTAAGAATCTTGACTTGTCTAATAATAGACTCAGTGGGTCGATTCCGGTTTCACTCactcaaatgaaaagtttagttcaaattgaactttttaacAACTCGCTCTCTGGGGAGTTGCCTTTACGACTGTCTAATTTAACTTCACTTCGACGAATTGATGTGTCCATGAACCACTTGACGGGAATGATTCCGGATGAACTGTGCGCATTACAGCTTGAGTCGTTAAATTTGTTCGAGAATCGATTGGAAGGCCCTTTGCCGGAGAGTATCGTTAATTCCCCATACTTGAATGAGCTCAAATTGTTTAACAACAAGCTTAGTGGACAGTTACCTAGTAAACTCGGCCAAAACTCGCCATTAGTTCATCTTGATGTTTCATACAACGGGTTTTCTGGCGGAATTCCTGAAAACTTGTGTGCAAAAGGGAAATTGGAAGAGCTTATATTGATTTACAATTCGTTTTCTGGAAGAATCCCGGCAAGCCTTGGAAAATGCACCAGCTTAAGCCGGATTCGAATGAGGAACAACAGACTCTCTGGTCCGGTTCCTGATGAATTTTGGGGTCTGCCCAATGTGTATTTGCTTGAGCTCGTTGAGAATTCTCTTTCTGGGTCTATTTCTTCGATGATATCTGGCGCTAAGAATCTCTCTATTCTGGTGATTtcagaaaatcaattttcagGGTCAATTCCTAACGAGATTGGGTTGCTAAGCAATCTGACTGAACTCTCAGGTAATGACAATATGTTTTCCGGTCGAATCCCAGGAGCTTTGGTAAAGTTAAACCTGTTGAGCACACTCGATCTAAGCAAGAACAAACTTTCTGGTGAATTGCCAATGGGAATTGGAGCTTTGAAAAGGCTAAATGAGTTAAATTTAGCAAGTAATAGACTATCTGGCAATATCCCGAGTGAAATTGGAAACCTTCCAGTGCTTAATTATCTTGATCTCTCTAGTAATCATCTCAGTGGAAGTATACCTCTTGAATTGCAGAATTTGAAACTgaatttactaaatttgtcGAACAATCTGTTATCAGGTGTACTTCCTCCTCTTTATGCTGAGGATATTTACAGAGATAGCTTCCTGGGTAATCCAGGTTTGTGCAATAACGACCCAAGTCTTTGTCCTCAcgttggaaaaggaaaaaaccaAGGCTATTGGCTTCTCAGGTCCATTTTTCTACTTGCTatcattgtttttgttgttggggtcatttggtttttcttcAAGTACAAGGAATTCAAGAAGAGTAAGAAAGGAATTGCCATTTCCAAGTGGAGATCGTTTCATAAACTTGGTTTTAGTGAATATGAAATAGCAGACTGTCTCAGTGAAGACAAAGTCATTGGAAGTGGAGCGTCCGGCAAAGTGTACAAAGTCGTGCTAAAAAATGGGGAGGTTGTGGCGGTGAAGAAGCTATGGCAAGGAACAAGAAAAGAGGACACAAGTTTGGAGTCAGAGAAAGATGGATTTGAGGCTGAAGTCGAGACTTTAGGGAAGATTCGTCACAAGAATATTGTAAGGTTATGGTGCTGCTGCAACACAGGCAACTGCAAGCTGCTTGTTTATGAGTACATGCCCAATGGAAGTTTGGGAGATTTGTTGCACGGCAGCAAGAAGCGCTTTCTGGATTGGCCTACAAGGTATAAAGTAGTTTTGGATGCAGCTGAAGGGCTTTCTTACCTGCATCACGACTGTGCTCCTCCAATTGTTCATAGGGACATTAAGTCCAACAATATATTGCTTGATTCTGAGTTTGGGGCTAGAGTTGCTGACTTTGGATTGGCAAAGTTTTTGAATGCTGGCAAGGGATCAGAATCTATGTCTGTCATTGCTGGTTCTTGTGGTTATATTGCACCAGGTACCAACTTGGTTTCTCTACCTTCTTTCATGAATTGAAATATGAGTAATTCTTACATTATATGATTATAAACCTGTGTTGGGCAAATGACcatctttattatttctatGGATGTTATGATCTTGTCTACTTAAATATAAGGTGGGATGAATCTGTGAGACTTGAATGCCTTCGTATTAACTTTTAGATGTTGTTATACAAATGAACATTTTCCTTGGGATTTCTTTGTTCATATTTGGATTATAGAATTTGCCTACTTTTTTTGACTGTCATATGCTTGATGCAGAATATGCTTATACTTTAAGAGTAAACGAAAAGAGTGACATCTACAGCTTTGGGGTGGTGATTTTAGAGCTAGTGACAGGACGGCCACCAAATGATCCAGAATTTGGAGATAAAGACTTGGCAAAGTGGGTATATGCTACTGTCGATGGCAGAGAACTCGACCGAGTAATTGATCCTAAGCTCGGTTCTGAATACAAGGAAGAAATATACAGAGTCCTTGATGTTGGACTGCTTTGCACAAGCTCACTCCCTATCAACCGCCCCTCAATGAGGAGAGTCGTTAAACTACTGCAGGAGGCTGCCATAGAAACCAGACCACCCGCCATTGTTAAAAAGGAAGTCAAACTTTCTCCATATTTGTCCTAGTATGTCTCTGAACACTTACTAATCTCTAATTCACATCAAATGCCTGAAATTTCCTACTCTCTAACTTGTATATCGAATTCTATTACATGACATTTTGAAGAAAAGCTCATGTAGAATTGCTAAAATCTTACTCTTACAAGTTACAATCAACCTCTACAATGTAGACATCATTCATcaatgattttaattaaaggTCTGTAGGTTTCTGTAACATAGAAGTTTGGTAATTTGGTACATAGTTTGGTATGTAAGGTGCAAGTAATGAGGAAATGTCAAAAAGGGGGGTAAATGTTCATCAATTGGCAGCCAGCAGAGATTTGTGGTACAAaccaaataattcttttaaccagaaagtttcttaaaaaattgctGTTTCCACAAATTCAACAATTTTGGTGGGGACAATTGAGGAAGTCCCTGTTTGGCAGGACatgttttatataaatatatatatattttgttttgttttgtaataaaaGATGGAATGAATGCTAAGCCAATGGGGCAATAGCCTCTTGTTTCTTAGCCAACCCTTATTTACTAAAATGGGGCCCTTGTTTTCCAATGGAAATCAGCTACCATatctttcaattattgatttaaatgaatGCCTAGTGTTTGGTGTCATAAAAGTTCCCATaggaatgatttttctttgattctttattaaatctttttagttaaattatgaATCTAGAGAAAGAACAGagtttttatgtttgaattcaattttagtattgtaaattttgatttgattctgatttggtttttcatttttgcagaagaaatttatttcttttatgacccactattttcttttcctttttatactcgagtttaaaatagaaatttagatttgtttttaGACTGTCAAATGAGATTTTAGAAATTGAACTCCAACTCTAAGGGATGCATACCTCCTTCCGATCTTCTGACTGCATCATCTGAGAGAGATTGAGTAGGATATGGCTTGTTACCTCCTCTAGTTTCTTTAGCACCCAATCCTCCAATGGACCTTCTATGACATCGAATTTGGATTGAAACAGAATTTTGACTCAACGTAGAGTTAACACATTTAGTTTGATATAAGTTACACTTGTGGCATAATTGAATTATGGCAGTTGGTCCTTCAAAAGCTTTAGTGTAGGTAGCCACAAATTCTTGTCTATAGATCGTAGTTTTATCCGTTAAATCTTTACAAATGTCTGTAGTAGTGACATATGAAAGATGATAAGTCAGCGACCATTAGGGGCATAATACCGTTTGCCAATGAAAGACTTAAGAAAGAGTTTTGATGAATATTGCACACAAAGAACACATGCCCCTGACATGTCTATTTTAGAAGACGATATCTTATAAAAGGCATTTGCTCATTCCTATATTTTTAGTAATCCAATAATATTTCATGTGAATCAAATGGTTGTTCGTGTGCGTTTATCACTGGAGGCTCAAACATGAAATTGATAGGAACCGTAGTGGAGTGGCTAAGGTATAAGTCCACAAAATTTGCTGTGGAGTATACTCACTTTAGcaaaaattaaacttgatGTTTGATGTTGAGTGATTGAAGTTGATTGATATAAAGTAGGTTGGGAATTCgagttttaaataaattccAGGCTGTGTTAAAAGACTAAAGCAATGACTTTATACAAAGTTAAGACattgttgaaataaaatatttgcaaatttgaGAGTGTTTTATGGTTTTCTTGATCTAAAATACTACTGTTTTAACTTATCGtgcataaataaatttattacaagTGTTTCAAGTTATATAACGTAGGTCCGTAGTTGGAATTTGCAAGAGGACGTTTGGGGgaagttttaattattataatggGTAGTTATTACATTAGcaataaaagatttgaaatagTATATAGTAGTTAACTATTAGGTTATAATTGTTGGAAACAccaactattataattaaagtaaCCTATTTTTACATGAAGTTAGGGTCCAACTAACccataaataaatttagggGTTGCATAGGGAGTTAAAATGTAATATggattattgaaaattagaaaagtgtTGGAAAACGAGAGTAATCAAAGACGAAACGAAAATGAGATCGTGAAGCGTCAAAAAATGGTTGGATGGAAAATTATCGAAACCTAATGCGTTTTGTATTACAAATTGGATTATTACATTACAAACTCATTCCATTACGAAAATTTTTAACGGATACCAAAAATTTAATAGCTAATtgtttaacaatattttttaaaaattacatatagTAATATTGGGCATTGAAGGGAGTTTTAGTGAAACATTCTAGGAGACAAATGAAGGATGGACAAAGTGTTTGGGCTCTTGAGATTAGGGCTTAATAATGGTGTAGGCCCAATTACACCTTACAAACATGCCCTCTCTTTGATAATATTACAAATtcagcaattaaattcaaattagttA
Coding sequences within:
- the LOC101208240 gene encoding receptor-like protein kinase HSL1 yields the protein MPPPPPLLLLLLLLPFLPLISSLNQEGLYLQRVKLGLSDPTHSLSSWNPRDNTPCNWSGITCDSLTHSVIAVDLSNFQLSGPFPTFICRLPSLSSLSLSNNAINASLSDDVASCSGLHFLNMSQNLLAGSIPDGISKIFNLRSLDLSGNNFSGEIPTSFGGFTQLETLNLVDNLLNGTIPGSLGNVSSLKELQLAYNPFMRSEIPSAFGNLTKLEVLWLANCNLAGQIPATIGGMTRLKNLDLSNNRLSGSIPVSLTQMKSLVQIELFNNSLSGELPLRLSNLTSLRRIDVSMNHLTGMIPDELCALQLESLNLFENRLEGPLPESIVNSPYLNELKLFNNKLSGQLPSKLGQNSPLVHLDVSYNGFSGGIPENLCAKGKLEELILIYNSFSGRIPASLGKCTSLSRIRMRNNRLSGPVPDEFWGLPNVYLLELVENSLSGSISSMISGAKNLSILVISENQFSGSIPNEIGLLSNLTELSGNDNMFSGRIPGALVKLNLLSTLDLSKNKLSGELPMGIGALKRLNELNLASNRLSGNIPSEIGNLPVLNYLDLSSNHLSGSIPLELQNLKLNLLNLSNNLLSGVLPPLYAEDIYRDSFLGNPGLCNNDPSLCPHVGKGKNQGYWLLRSIFLLAIIVFVVGVIWFFFKYKEFKKSKKGIAISKWRSFHKLGFSEYEIADCLSEDKVIGSGASGKVYKVVLKNGEVVAVKKLWQGTRKEDTSLESEKDGFEAEVETLGKIRHKNIVRLWCCCNTGNCKLLVYEYMPNGSLGDLLHGSKKRFLDWPTRYKVVLDAAEGLSYLHHDCAPPIVHRDIKSNNILLDSEFGARVADFGLAKFLNAGKGSESMSVIAGSCGYIAPEYAYTLRVNEKSDIYSFGVVILELVTGRPPNDPEFGDKDLAKWVYATVDGRELDRVIDPKLGSEYKEEIYRVLDVGLLCTSSLPINRPSMRRVVKLLQEAAIETRPPAIVKKEVKLSPYLS